DNA from bacterium:
GCGTAATATTCAGTATTCCTTCGCGCGATACGAAACAGGTTCTCGAAGCGAAATTCAAACTGTCCCCTTTTGGCTATGCATACGGAAACTTTCACAATGTGCATTATTGGAGTTTCCCGGCAGAACTTGAGAATCAATGCCGCAATATTTTGGAAACAGTATTTCCCAAAAACATGATCAGCCGAATTAACTAGTAATCGCTACAGCAGGATGCTGTATTGAAATAAAAGCCTCATCCTCCTTCTAATTAAACCCGCATTGCCCAGTGTGTTAGCGATGCGGGTCCTCTTTTTTTAATGTCAAAATCGTCAGAATTATTTAATATTCGTGCTTGGATCGAAATCTTGTTTGAAAACTATTTTTCAAAATACCGGATCATCAAATTACTCAATAATTCCACAGCATAACCTATCACTCGTTCATCCACATTGAATTTTGGGCTATGCAACGGATACGACGTGGCTTCGCCGGACGCAATACCGAGCCTAAGGAAATAAATCGGACACTTTTCGCGATAATACGCAAAATCTTCACTCGCCGTCATTGGATGTTCTAAACGAACAATACTTTCTTCTCCAAAAACTTCGGCAATTGTTTCTTCAACCAACAAACCTAAACGTTCATCATTAATGACCGGTGGTGCATTGGGCGTGATACGAACTTCACATTCCGCGCCATGTGCACGGCTAATGCTCACTGCCGTCTCTTCAACTAATTGGCGCAGTTGAACGCGCACAGCATCATCGAACGTACGGAAAGTACCGGCAAATGTGCACGACGCCGGAATAACATTGGCCTGATGTCCGCCGTTGATTTTACAGATCGAGATCACGGACGGTTGTTCCAGCGCACTGAATCGCCGGCTATGCATTTGGTAAAGCGCATTCATGACTTGTGATGTGACAAAAAGCGTATCGACGGTTTGATGCGGCCGCGCACCATGACCGCCAGGCCCGCGGACTGTGATCTCAAAAAAATCGATCGATGCCATCATTGCGCCAGCGCGGACGCCGAATTTTCCTACTGGAAGCGACGGGTCGACGTGAATACCGAACATCGCTTCGACATCGTCGATGAACCCTTCGCGAATTACCATTTCCGCGCCGCCACGGTCCGCTTCTTCCGCAGGCTGGTAAATGCATTTCACGTTTCCCGGCAGATTATCACGCAATGCATGTAATATTACATTCGTACCGGCAACAACGGAGGTGTGCACATCATGCCCGCACGCATGCATCACGCCGGGATGGCGGCTTGCGAAGGGCGAACCCGTTTCTTCGGTAATTTGCAGTGCATCCAGATCACAGCGCAACCCGATCGTACGATTTACGCGGCCTTTGTTTTGAGTGACCAAACCGGTTAC
Protein-coding regions in this window:
- a CDS encoding amidohydrolase; the encoded protein is MKSTAIHDWVKKRQDEWIALRRHLHSFPELSHKEFKTSQYVAEFLQREGIAVQAGAAVTGLVTQNKGRVNRTIGLRCDLDALQITEETGSPFASRHPGVMHACGHDVHTSVVAGTNVILHALRDNLPGNVKCIYQPAEEADRGGAEMVIREGFIDDVEAMFGIHVDPSLPVGKFGVRAGAMMASIDFFEITVRGPGGHGARPHQTVDTLFVTSQVMNALYQMHSRRFSALEQPSVISICKINGGHQANVIPASCTFAGTFRTFDDAVRVQLRQLVEETAVSISRAHGAECEVRITPNAPPVINDERLGLLVEETIAEVFGEESIVRLEHPMTASEDFAYYREKCPIYFLRLGIASGEATSYPLHSPKFNVDERVIGYAVELLSNLMIRYFEK